The following proteins come from a genomic window of Salvia hispanica cultivar TCC Black 2014 chromosome 4, UniMelb_Shisp_WGS_1.0, whole genome shotgun sequence:
- the LOC125220292 gene encoding xyloglucan O-acetyltransferase 2: MESSNPIAELHQSLLKKLLCYPLYAIIPILLIHFYLDPFYSSSPKIIIQTPPLATPPQPPPPSFSLCDYTEGEWVPAEAAPLYNGSTCSTIKNGQNCMAYGRPDRDFLFWKWRPRHCDLPSFRPSAFLELVSNKHVAFVGDSLARNQLESLLCMTASAAEPRLVYTFGKDNKFRRWIIPSHNATFSIYWSPFLVKGIEKSAERNYNQLFLDSPNEIWAKDLDDLDILIFSAGHWFLHPAVYYQNGGVLGCHYCENHTEIGFYDVFGRALKTAFESVIERRKEKEMDVILTTFTPAHFEGNWDKLGACAKTAPYREGEKVLEGMNEEMRRVGVERVEEARFRVRDSKVRFRALDVSKIALLRPDGHPGPYMNPNPFANGVGEHVQNDCVHWCLPGPIDTWNQILLDFILRDS; this comes from the coding sequence ATGGAATCTTCAAATCCCATTGCGGAATTGCATCAATCCTTGTTAAAAAAACTATTGTGTTATCCATTGTATGCAATCATCCCAATTCTCCtaattcacttttatttagATCCCTTTTATTCCTCTTCTCCCAAAATCATCATTCAAACCCCCCCTTTAGCAACCCCTCCCCAACCCCCACCCCCATCATTCTCCCTCTGTGACTACACAGAGGGAGAATGGGTCCCGGCCGAGGCAGCCCCGCTCTACAACGGGTCCACCTGCTCCACAATAAAAAACGGCCAGAACTGCATGGCGTACGGCCGCCCCGACCGGGACTTCCTCTTCTGGAAGTGGCGCCCGCGCCACTGCGACCTCCCCTCGTTCCGCCCTTCCGCCTTCCTCGAGCTCGTCTCCAACAAGCACGTCGCCTTCGTCGGCGACTCCCTCGCACGAAACCAGCTCGAGTCCCTCCTCTGCATGACGGCCTCTGCGGCCGAGCCGCGCCTCGTCTACACTTTCGGCAAAGACAACAAGTTCCGGAGATGGATCATTCCATCCCACAACGCCACCTTCTCCATCTACTGGTCTCCCTTTCTAGTAAAAGGAATCGAGAAATCAGCTGAGAGAAACTACAATCAGCTTTTCCTTGATTCGCCCAACGAGATTTGGGCGAAGGATTTGGATGATTTGGACATACTTATATTCTCCGCGGGGCATTGGTTCTTACACCCCGCGGTTTATTACCAAAACGGCGGCGTTTTGGGGTGCCACTATTGCGAGAATCACACGGAAATCGGATTCTACGACGTTTTTGGGAGAGCTTTGAAGACGGCTTTCGAGAGCGTAATCGAGAgaaggaaagagaaagagatggATGTGATATTGACGACGTTTACGCCGGCGCATTTCGAGGGGAATTGGGACAAGTTGGGGGCGTGTGCGAAAACGGCGCCGTATAGGGAGGGGGAGAAGGTTCTGGAAGGGATGAATGAGGAGATGAGGAGGGTTGGGGTGGAGAGGGTGGAGGAGGCTAGGTTTAGGGTTAGGGATTCCAAGGTTAGGTTTAGGGCTTTGGATGTGTCAAAGATCGCGTTGCTAAGGCCGGACGGGCACCCTGGCCCGTATATGAACCCGAACCCGTTTGCGAACGGGGTGGGCGAGCACGTGCAGAATGATTGCGTGCATTGGTGCTTGCCTGGCCCTATTGATACGTGGaatcaaattttgttggattttattttacgAGATTCGTGA
- the LOC125220293 gene encoding uncharacterized protein LOC125220293: MSINVVVSCNNVHQESNFIPVNFSYHLQLSACDSIICLLCNLYNYLSAALHKICSRFIMSDLRPPIGTTIKLNGSNYMLCSRAFLLFLGSQKKKSHVQAAPPPPIDANYDTWCADDCSVMTWILNSLEPAISQNIRCLDTAKAMWDALREMFFNDKNVSRVFELYEKLFSHTQDAQSVNDYFSTLKGLADEILVYHPLSCDATTRAKQWEEFMVAKFLSGINADLQPLRDSLMASDTIPTLSNALSRVLRVSTGRTESTSFESSAMSARGRGSYGGRGRGQGHGRGRGRGFHDRLCDHCGRSNHESDKCWKKFGKPDWANNTEFNAPSSSSTTDASTSVAFAVDL; this comes from the exons ATGAGTATAAATGTTGTAGTTAGTTGCAACAATGTTCACCAAGAAAGCAACTTTATTCCTGTTAATTTCTCGTAT CATCTGCAATTATCTGCCTGCGACTCAATTATCTGCCTGCTCTGCAATCTCTACAATTATCTGTCTGCTGCTCTGCATAAGATTTGCTCTCGTTTCATCATGTCTGATCTTAGACCGCCTATCGGAACCACCATTAAGCTAAATGGTTCCAACTATATGCTTTGCTCCCGTGCTTTTCTCCTATTTTTGGGATcacagaagaagaaaagtCATGTTCAAGCTGCCCCGCCTCCTCCTATAGATGCCAACTACGACACTTGGTGTGCTGATGATTGCTCCGTCATGACTTGGATTCTCAATAGCCTTGAACCAGCTATCAGCCAAAATATCAGGTGCTTGGATACTGCCAAAGCCATGTGGGATGCTCTACGGGAGATGTTCTTCAATGACAAAAACGTCTCTCGGGTATTTGAATTGTATGAGAAACTTTTCTCTCATACTCAGGATGCTCAGTCAGTCAATGATTACTTCTCTACCCTGAAAGGCCTTGCTGATGAGATTTTGGTTTATCATCCTCTTTCCTGTGATGCCACAACAAGAGCAAAACAATGGGAGGAATTTATGGTAGCAAAATTTTTGTCAGGTATTAATGCTGATCTCCAGCCACTTCGAGATAGCTTGATGGCTAGTGATACCATTCCAACGTTGTCTAACGCGTTGTCTCGCGTTCTTCGTGTCTCCACTGGGCGTACGGAATCCACTTCTTTTGAGAGTTCAGCTATGTCTGCTCGCGGTCGAGGTTCGTATGGTGGACGTGGCCGTGGACAGGGACATGGCCGAGGTCGAGGAAGAGGGTTTCATGATCGACTATGTGATCATTGTGGTCGTTCGAATCACGAGTCTGATAAATGTTGGAAGAAGTTTGGCAAACCAGATTGGGCTAACAACACTGAGTTTAATGCGCCAAGTTCTTCATCTACTACTGATGCTTCTACCTCTGTAGCGTTTGCTGTG